From Frankiales bacterium, one genomic window encodes:
- a CDS encoding uracil-DNA glycosylase, whose translation MAPRPLEEIVDPGWAAALEPVAADIARMGDFLRAEVAAGRGYLPTGDHVLRALQRPFDDVRVLVVGQDPYPTPGHAMGLSFSVNPDVRPIPRSLANIYRELVDDTGVPEPSNGDLSPWADRGVLLLNRVLTVSPGRPGSHRGKGWEAVTEQAIRALVARDRPLVAVLWGRDAQSLIPMLGATPVVASPHPSPLSASSGFFGSRPFTRVNALLSGRDAEPVDWALP comes from the coding sequence GTGGCACCGAGACCGCTCGAGGAGATCGTCGATCCCGGCTGGGCCGCCGCGCTGGAGCCGGTGGCGGCCGACATCGCGCGCATGGGCGACTTCCTGCGCGCCGAGGTGGCCGCCGGCCGCGGCTACCTGCCGACCGGCGACCACGTGCTGCGCGCGCTCCAACGGCCCTTCGACGACGTGCGCGTGCTCGTGGTGGGCCAGGACCCCTACCCCACTCCCGGCCACGCCATGGGTCTGTCGTTCTCCGTGAACCCGGACGTGCGGCCGATCCCCCGCAGCCTCGCGAACATCTACCGCGAGCTCGTGGACGACACCGGGGTGCCGGAGCCGTCCAACGGCGACCTCTCGCCCTGGGCCGACCGCGGGGTGCTGCTGCTCAACAGGGTGCTCACCGTGTCGCCGGGTCGGCCGGGCTCGCACCGCGGCAAGGGCTGGGAGGCGGTGACCGAGCAGGCGATCCGCGCCCTCGTCGCGCGCGACCGCCCGCTCGTCGCGGTGCTCTGGGGCCGCGACGCGCAGAGCCTCATCCCCATGCTGGGCGCCACCCCCGTGGTGGCCAGCCCGCACCCGAGCCCGCTCTCGGCCTCGAGCGGCTTCTTCGGCTCCCGGCCGTTCACCCGGGTGAACGCGCTGCTGTCCGGACGCGATGCCGAGCCGGTGGACTGGGCGCTCCCCTGA
- a CDS encoding heavy metal-binding domain-containing protein produces the protein MTTSTPAGWYPNPDNPKQLRLWDGQQWTDQVQASISEQPDAAIGQGPARYSGPPILVVTTNDLPGYRITQVHGEVFGITVRARNAFSNMGAGFRTMFGGEVKGYTQLLSDSRLEAVERLRYATVQVGGNAVVGMRFDTGEIADMMNEVAAYGTAVTVERIAG, from the coding sequence ATGACGACCTCGACGCCCGCCGGCTGGTACCCCAACCCCGACAACCCGAAGCAGCTGCGGCTCTGGGACGGGCAGCAGTGGACCGACCAGGTCCAGGCCTCCATCTCCGAGCAGCCCGACGCCGCCATCGGCCAGGGCCCCGCGCGCTACTCCGGCCCGCCGATCCTGGTGGTGACGACGAACGACCTCCCGGGCTACCGCATCACGCAGGTGCACGGCGAGGTGTTCGGCATCACCGTGCGCGCGCGCAACGCCTTCTCCAACATGGGCGCGGGCTTCCGCACCATGTTCGGGGGCGAGGTGAAGGGCTACACGCAGCTGCTGTCCGACAGCCGACTCGAGGCGGTGGAGCGGCTGCGCTACGCGACCGTGCAGGTGGGCGGCAACGCGGTGGTGGGCATGCGCTTCGACACCGGCGAGATCGCCGACATGATGAACGAGGTGGCGGCGTACGGCACGGCCGTCACCGTGGAGCGCATCGCCGGCTGA
- a CDS encoding glutamate mutase — protein sequence MTPGYVVCVDTGSTFTKAAAVAVTPGDAGRLLATASVPTTVGPGLDVLTGLDDAVGRVVAEAGGEPLDVRACSSAGGGLRLAVVGYERVVTAEAGARVGLSAGAKVVHVSSGPLDRPAVADLATSRPDVVLLVGGTDGGDAEVLLHNAHRLSVSGPRVPYVVAGNADAREHVVAELERRRRTVVACPNVLPRIGVLDPLPARAAIRDVFVRHVIGGKGLTRGPRFARLVRGATPDLVLAGIELLADHVDGDVLLVDVGGATTDVYSALTPDAEESSLHREVVEVLWRGRTVEGDLGMRWGATGVVGAALAERLVAPGPAYDALARAADVRHEQPGWLPSTDADRDEDAELARLALTVALRRHARPAETAEGRTPGRDLSRVSLVVASGGVFRHADPALLVRMLAPVTTDHAGGWRVPASPRVTVDRRYVIAAAGLLAPDHPAAAAALLHDALDDVV from the coding sequence GTGACCCCGGGGTACGTCGTCTGCGTCGACACCGGGTCGACCTTCACGAAGGCAGCCGCCGTCGCGGTGACGCCGGGGGACGCCGGGCGCCTGCTCGCCACCGCCTCGGTCCCCACCACCGTCGGGCCAGGGCTCGACGTCCTCACCGGGCTCGACGACGCCGTGGGGCGCGTCGTCGCGGAGGCGGGCGGCGAGCCGCTGGACGTGCGTGCGTGCTCCTCGGCCGGGGGCGGCCTGCGCCTGGCGGTGGTCGGCTACGAGCGTGTGGTGACCGCGGAAGCCGGTGCGCGCGTGGGACTCTCGGCCGGCGCCAAGGTGGTGCACGTCTCCAGCGGGCCGCTCGACCGGCCGGCGGTGGCGGACCTCGCGACCTCCCGGCCCGACGTCGTGCTCCTCGTGGGCGGCACCGACGGCGGCGACGCCGAGGTGCTGCTGCACAACGCGCACCGGCTGTCCGTGTCCGGGCCGCGCGTCCCCTACGTCGTCGCCGGCAACGCCGACGCCCGCGAGCACGTCGTCGCCGAGCTCGAGCGCCGCCGCCGCACCGTGGTGGCGTGCCCGAACGTGCTGCCGCGCATCGGCGTCCTCGACCCGCTGCCGGCCCGCGCCGCCATCCGCGACGTGTTCGTGCGCCACGTGATCGGCGGCAAGGGGCTCACGCGCGGCCCGCGGTTCGCCCGGCTGGTGCGCGGCGCCACCCCCGATCTCGTGCTCGCCGGCATCGAGCTGCTCGCCGACCACGTGGACGGCGACGTGCTGCTCGTCGACGTCGGCGGTGCGACCACGGACGTGTACTCCGCGCTGACCCCGGACGCCGAGGAGTCGTCCTTGCACCGCGAGGTCGTCGAGGTGCTGTGGCGCGGCCGCACTGTCGAGGGCGACCTCGGGATGCGCTGGGGCGCCACGGGTGTCGTCGGCGCCGCGCTGGCGGAGCGGCTGGTCGCGCCCGGTCCGGCGTACGACGCGCTGGCGAGGGCCGCCGACGTGCGGCACGAGCAGCCGGGCTGGCTGCCGTCCACCGATGCGGACCGGGACGAGGACGCCGAGCTCGCCCGCCTCGCCCTCACGGTCGCCCTGCGCCGCCACGCCCGCCCCGCCGAGACCGCGGAGGGCCGCACCCCGGGACGCGACCTGAGCCGGGTGTCGCTGGTGGTCGCGAGCGGCGGCGTGTTCCGGCACGCCGACCCTGCCCTGCTCGTGCGGATGCTCGCGCCCGTGACCACCGACCACGCGGGCGGCTGGCGCGTGCCGGCGTCCCCGAGGGTCACGGTCGACCGTCGCTACGTCATCGCCGCGGCGGGCCTGCTGGCGCCCGACCACCCGGCGGCCGCGGCGGCGCTCCTGCACGACGCCCTCGACGACGTGGTCTGA
- a CDS encoding methyltransferase domain-containing protein, with protein sequence MSGTQSEYDGNFDYWEKAAATHGTTENDLHYHFDKVVEGGSLMTRAEERALAEAMGGTEDDPLAGVRDRDVLYLQSHLGADGVVMARAGARVTCADFSPTALARAAELAERVGVTIETVVCDSRDLPASLHGRFDLVYVTVGAICWIDDLDLWMRQVALALRLGGRLVMVEIHPMYQMIDARSPDLVVDFPSGGGAGLSYTGTGTYADPTAQISSTTTCYAHSVGDIVTGAIRAGLRVDLLEEHTAIEINPRGDDVLTQGEDGLYRLLVGRGANPGEAPQPLPAYLTLLATRT encoded by the coding sequence ATGAGCGGGACGCAGAGCGAGTACGACGGCAACTTCGACTACTGGGAGAAGGCGGCCGCCACCCACGGCACGACCGAGAACGACCTGCACTACCACTTCGACAAGGTCGTCGAGGGCGGCTCGCTCATGACCCGGGCCGAGGAGCGCGCGCTCGCGGAGGCCATGGGCGGCACCGAGGACGACCCCCTGGCCGGGGTGCGCGACCGCGACGTGCTCTACCTCCAGAGCCATCTCGGGGCCGACGGCGTCGTGATGGCCCGGGCCGGTGCCCGGGTGACCTGCGCCGACTTCTCGCCCACCGCCCTGGCCCGGGCGGCCGAGCTCGCCGAGCGGGTCGGCGTCACGATCGAGACCGTCGTGTGCGACTCGCGCGACCTGCCGGCCTCGCTGCACGGGCGCTTCGACCTCGTGTACGTCACCGTGGGCGCGATCTGCTGGATCGACGACCTCGACCTCTGGATGCGTCAGGTGGCCCTCGCGCTGCGACTGGGCGGGCGCCTGGTGATGGTCGAGATCCACCCGATGTACCAGATGATCGACGCCCGGAGCCCGGACCTCGTCGTCGACTTCCCCTCCGGCGGCGGCGCGGGGCTGAGCTACACCGGCACGGGCACCTACGCCGATCCCACGGCGCAGATCAGCTCGACCACGACGTGCTACGCCCACTCCGTCGGCGACATCGTCACCGGAGCCATCCGCGCGGGCCTGCGGGTGGACCTGCTCGAGGAGCACACCGCGATCGAGATCAACCCGCGCGGCGACGACGTGCTCACCCAGGGCGAGGACGGCCTCTACCGCCTGCTCGTCGGCCGCGGGGCGAACCCGGGCGAGGCCCCGCAGCCGCTGCCGGCGTACCTGACGCTGCTCGCGACACGGACCTGA
- a CDS encoding FtsX-like permease family protein — protein sequence MLVGAVGRLTWARLRHRPAHWAILVLGVAVALALPVLSAATGRVVAARALTHAVDQLPAGERTVIASYGGTADPAQQSVDAGIVRAGIARLTSARITHQVLYGPIADTAGATFRLAATDDLAAQVRLTSGRLPGSCAPTRCEVVLVGATVPPRLDPSLGLVVVGTATAEDPLLLPGTFDPGPAAHILLGSDPDALQRLSALQQFPRGSGWVAALDTSRIVSMGVPAYAALSRSVADELSLEVRALVLSVPDDALLREDARAAASQGRFALLGGAAAVLVLGFVLVAAVGLRREHAEAAALLRRRGASRRSLVAFAGLGTAAAVAVGALAGTLIGAAAAWAMAATTSPQPPVGPLVAGALLDALPASLLLVVAAVVLTSAVLVWPSAREGTAWHVVELLAAVCLLAVALAAGRGAVTAGTSGGDPLSLVLPVLALTAGGLLAARLWVPLAAAVSRHLPARAVGARLAASGGVRRPLRTVVTVGFVTAAVGTVVFAGSYRATLAANAADTAAFDVPTDARVTIGADGVDPLTLEAAAPLPGTAWPVLRSVAGVRTSATSGDAVALLGVDPDVLPRLARWDRTVGASSGADAAALVAAPTPAAGVPIADGARTLNLGVVSWSRSAVGVVDVVAWVSTPDGRESGVPLTLTGDRLTGALPAGTGRTLTALTLRENPQDATRRQHRIGEGGTVDAVLSGRVVLAPPPGGSWDGWSSATATTSSDASGLAVAYQLTGTVVVVRPGLVGRAPVRVLVDPTTASLGTTLRLDLGGGDAVAAQVVGTLPRFPTSGPRFVVADLRALGAALDDHEPGTGAPREVWADAGGDPAVVSGLDARLAAAPWDGATVERRDERRAALESDAVAQGAASLLLVAAAVALTVALLSLVLLVAGERRDDDGVLLAQEADGVPTSTLRRSLWWRAVGAAVPGLLAGGVVGLLLTRAVSSLVALSAGGTSPVPPLEPAVGPGWTSAVLLAGLGLALLVCALVAGRMLRSAWPSRPGQELR from the coding sequence GTGCTGGTGGGCGCGGTCGGCCGGCTGACATGGGCACGCCTGCGGCACCGGCCCGCGCACTGGGCGATCCTGGTCCTCGGCGTGGCGGTCGCCCTGGCCCTGCCCGTGCTCAGCGCCGCCACGGGCCGCGTGGTCGCGGCGCGTGCGCTCACGCACGCGGTCGACCAGCTCCCCGCGGGCGAGCGCACGGTCATCGCGTCGTACGGCGGCACCGCGGATCCTGCGCAGCAGTCCGTCGACGCCGGCATCGTGCGGGCCGGCATCGCCCGGCTCACCTCCGCCCGGATCACCCACCAGGTGCTCTACGGGCCGATCGCGGACACCGCCGGCGCCACGTTCCGCCTCGCCGCGACGGACGACCTCGCCGCCCAGGTGCGCCTCACGTCGGGCCGCCTCCCCGGCTCGTGCGCCCCGACGCGCTGCGAGGTGGTGCTGGTCGGGGCGACGGTGCCACCGCGGCTCGACCCCTCGCTGGGACTCGTCGTCGTGGGGACGGCCACCGCCGAGGACCCCCTGCTGCTCCCCGGCACGTTCGACCCCGGGCCGGCCGCGCACATCCTGCTCGGCTCGGATCCCGATGCGCTGCAACGGCTCTCGGCGTTGCAGCAGTTCCCCCGCGGCAGTGGATGGGTGGCCGCCCTCGACACCTCGCGCATCGTCTCGATGGGCGTGCCGGCCTACGCCGCGCTGTCCCGGTCGGTCGCCGACGAGCTCTCGCTCGAGGTGCGCGCCCTCGTCCTGTCGGTGCCGGACGACGCGCTGCTGCGCGAGGACGCCCGCGCCGCGGCGTCGCAGGGGCGCTTCGCCCTGCTCGGCGGCGCAGCCGCGGTGCTGGTGCTGGGCTTCGTCCTGGTCGCTGCCGTGGGACTGCGGCGCGAGCACGCCGAGGCGGCCGCGCTGCTGCGGCGCCGCGGCGCCTCGCGCCGCTCCCTCGTGGCCTTCGCCGGTCTCGGGACGGCGGCCGCCGTGGCCGTCGGCGCGCTGGCCGGCACGCTGATCGGTGCCGCTGCCGCGTGGGCCATGGCGGCCACCACGAGCCCGCAGCCACCCGTCGGCCCTCTGGTCGCCGGCGCGCTGCTCGACGCGCTGCCCGCCTCTCTGCTGCTCGTGGTCGCCGCCGTCGTCCTCACGTCGGCGGTGCTGGTGTGGCCCTCGGCGCGCGAGGGCACGGCGTGGCACGTCGTCGAGCTGCTCGCCGCCGTGTGCCTGCTCGCCGTCGCGCTCGCCGCCGGGCGGGGGGCGGTCACGGCGGGCACGTCGGGCGGCGACCCGCTCTCGCTGGTGCTGCCGGTGCTCGCGCTCACGGCCGGGGGGCTGCTCGCCGCACGCCTGTGGGTGCCGCTCGCGGCGGCGGTGAGCCGTCACCTGCCCGCCCGCGCCGTGGGCGCGCGGCTCGCGGCGTCCGGCGGCGTGCGCCGCCCGCTGCGCACGGTCGTCACGGTCGGGTTCGTCACGGCCGCGGTCGGCACGGTGGTGTTCGCCGGCTCCTACCGGGCGACGCTGGCGGCGAACGCCGCCGACACCGCCGCCTTCGACGTGCCCACCGACGCGCGCGTGACGATCGGCGCGGACGGCGTCGACCCGCTCACCCTCGAGGCCGCCGCCCCGCTGCCCGGGACGGCGTGGCCGGTGCTGCGCTCGGTCGCCGGGGTGCGCACGTCCGCCACGAGCGGCGACGCCGTCGCCCTCCTCGGCGTCGACCCGGACGTGCTGCCGCGCCTGGCCCGGTGGGACCGCACCGTGGGCGCGTCCTCCGGCGCCGACGCGGCGGCTCTGGTCGCCGCGCCCACCCCCGCCGCCGGGGTCCCGATCGCGGACGGCGCCCGCACGCTGAACCTCGGGGTGGTCTCGTGGAGCCGCTCCGCCGTCGGCGTCGTCGACGTCGTCGCCTGGGTGTCCACGCCGGACGGGCGCGAGTCCGGTGTGCCGCTCACGCTCACGGGCGACCGGCTCACCGGGGCGCTGCCGGCCGGCACCGGCCGCACGCTCACAGCCCTCACGCTGCGGGAGAACCCGCAGGACGCGACCCGGCGCCAGCACCGCATCGGCGAGGGCGGCACCGTCGACGCCGTGCTCTCGGGCCGGGTGGTGCTGGCACCGCCGCCGGGGGGCTCGTGGGACGGCTGGTCGTCGGCCACCGCGACGACGTCCTCCGACGCGTCCGGCCTCGCCGTCGCCTACCAGCTCACCGGCACCGTGGTGGTGGTGCGGCCCGGGCTCGTGGGACGGGCGCCCGTGCGCGTGCTGGTCGACCCGACGACGGCGTCCCTCGGCACCACGCTGCGGCTCGACCTCGGCGGTGGCGACGCCGTGGCCGCCCAGGTGGTGGGGACGCTCCCCCGGTTCCCGACGTCCGGCCCGCGGTTCGTCGTGGCCGACCTGCGCGCCCTGGGCGCCGCGCTCGACGACCACGAGCCCGGCACCGGCGCCCCGCGCGAGGTGTGGGCGGACGCCGGCGGCGACCCGGCCGTCGTCTCCGGGCTCGACGCGCGGCTGGCCGCGGCGCCCTGGGACGGTGCCACCGTCGAGCGGCGCGACGAGCGCCGGGCGGCGCTGGAGTCCGACGCCGTCGCGCAGGGTGCGGCCTCGCTGCTCCTGGTGGCCGCGGCCGTCGCCCTGACCGTGGCGCTGCTCTCGCTCGTGCTGCTCGTGGCCGGCGAGCGGCGCGACGACGACGGCGTGCTGCTGGCCCAGGAGGCCGACGGCGTCCCCACCTCGACGCTGCGCCGCAGCCTCTGGTGGCGCGCAGTCGGCGCGGCCGTCCCCGGCCTGCTCGCGGGCGGCGTGGTCGGCCTGCTCCTCACCCGCGCGGTGTCGTCGCTGGTCGCCCTCTCCGCCGGCGGCACGTCGCCGGTGCCGCCCCTGGAGCCCGCGGTGGGGCCCGGGTGGACATCGGCGGTGCTGCTCGCCGGGCTCGGCCTGGCGCTGCTCGTGTGCGCGCTGGTCGCGGGCCGGATGCTGCGCTCCGCCTGGCCCTCGAGGCCGGGGCAGGAACTGCGATGA
- a CDS encoding MFS transporter: MPREVFILSIVSFCVALGFGIVGPALPIFADEFGVTDLQASAVVSVFAAMRLVGALPAGWLVDRVGERTTLATGLIIVALSSALAGLSGTYVQLIVLRGVGGIGSAMFTVSSLALLLRIVGPDQRGRAANAFQGGFLIGGVVSPAIGGVLLVISIRLPFFFYAVTLAVAAFVVIVLMAHTHLRERVRKAAPSATGRGSWALLAEALRNRSYVTALTVNLGNGFASFGLRSAIIPLFVVNGLGLDKSWAGWGAFASALVQFPFLVRAGRLSDTRGRRLALMIGTGVTTAGFVVLALTGQWWGYLAAMGVLGAGAAFLGAGPSAVVGDVTQGRREGPVVATFQMMSDVGAVAGPLIAGLIVTSTGSYSVGFVVGAVVLALTFVMSATMPETLRRAEARELGTPATGEAEGGQTPGP; encoded by the coding sequence ATGCCGCGCGAGGTCTTCATCCTCTCGATCGTCTCGTTCTGCGTCGCCCTCGGCTTCGGCATCGTGGGTCCGGCCCTGCCGATCTTCGCCGACGAGTTCGGCGTCACCGACCTGCAGGCCAGCGCCGTCGTCAGCGTCTTCGCCGCGATGCGGCTCGTCGGCGCGCTGCCCGCGGGGTGGCTCGTCGACCGGGTCGGCGAGCGCACCACGCTCGCGACCGGCCTCATCATCGTCGCGCTGTCCTCGGCCCTCGCGGGGCTGTCGGGCACCTACGTGCAGCTGATCGTGCTGCGCGGGGTCGGGGGCATCGGCTCGGCGATGTTCACGGTGTCCTCGCTCGCGCTGCTGCTGCGCATCGTCGGGCCCGATCAGCGCGGCCGGGCTGCGAACGCCTTCCAGGGCGGCTTCCTCATCGGCGGCGTGGTGAGCCCGGCCATCGGCGGCGTCCTGCTCGTCATCTCGATCCGCCTGCCGTTCTTCTTCTACGCCGTCACCCTCGCCGTCGCCGCGTTCGTGGTCATCGTCCTGATGGCGCACACGCACCTGCGCGAGCGGGTGCGCAAGGCCGCGCCGAGCGCGACCGGGCGTGGCTCGTGGGCGCTGCTGGCCGAGGCGCTGCGCAACCGCTCCTACGTCACCGCCCTGACGGTCAACCTCGGCAACGGTTTCGCGTCGTTCGGGCTGCGGTCCGCGATCATCCCGCTGTTCGTCGTCAACGGCCTGGGCCTGGACAAGTCCTGGGCCGGGTGGGGCGCGTTCGCCTCGGCGCTCGTGCAGTTCCCGTTCCTCGTGCGCGCCGGCCGGCTCTCCGACACCCGCGGCCGCAGGCTGGCGCTGATGATCGGCACGGGGGTGACCACCGCCGGGTTCGTCGTGCTCGCGCTCACCGGCCAGTGGTGGGGCTACCTCGCGGCGATGGGCGTGCTCGGCGCAGGTGCCGCGTTCCTCGGCGCCGGCCCCTCGGCGGTGGTCGGGGACGTCACCCAGGGGCGCCGGGAGGGTCCCGTGGTGGCGACGTTCCAGATGATGAGCGACGTCGGCGCGGTCGCCGGCCCGCTGATCGCCGGGCTGATCGTCACCAGCACCGGCTCCTACTCCGTCGGCTTCGTGGTGGGCGCCGTGGTGCTCGCGCTCACGTTCGTGATGTCGGCCACCATGCCCGAGACGCTGCGCCGCGCCGAGGCCCGCGAGCTCGGAACTCCCGCGACGGGCGAGGCCGAGGGCGGGCAGACTCCCGGGCCATGA
- a CDS encoding DUF2510 domain-containing protein, which translates to MVASDITVTAPDGTDVAIVDSGDSVQTYTNNGTTFGAVATFEAPSTGTYRIQVSTEGSEVVIAPSFTEFLRVLPWLAAIGLGALLGLIGLIVLIVGLVRRSRSKRPPAGAGYGAPAYGAAGYAGQPQYGQPQYGQPQYGQPQYGQPVGQPQYGQPASGQQPPAQNPYGAPAPTQPAAPSADPTLAAEPVAQPFLEQPSQASDTVIPESVSAPDPAAEPGAPTVAPVEQPTPAPAPAPAPAPAALPPAGWYADPGRPGGQRYWDGSAWTDHTA; encoded by the coding sequence GTGGTCGCGAGCGACATCACCGTGACGGCGCCGGACGGCACGGACGTCGCCATCGTCGACTCCGGCGACTCCGTGCAGACCTACACGAACAACGGCACCACCTTCGGCGCCGTGGCGACCTTCGAGGCGCCCTCCACCGGCACCTACCGGATCCAGGTGAGCACCGAGGGCTCCGAGGTCGTGATCGCGCCGTCGTTCACCGAGTTCCTGCGCGTGCTGCCGTGGCTGGCGGCGATCGGGCTCGGCGCCCTGCTCGGGCTCATCGGCCTCATCGTGCTCATCGTCGGGCTGGTGCGCCGGTCACGCTCGAAGCGGCCCCCGGCCGGCGCGGGCTACGGCGCACCGGCCTACGGCGCGGCGGGGTACGCCGGCCAGCCGCAGTACGGCCAGCCCCAGTACGGGCAGCCGCAGTACGGGCAGCCGCAGTACGGGCAGCCCGTCGGCCAGCCCCAGTACGGCCAGCCCGCCTCCGGTCAGCAGCCGCCCGCGCAGAACCCGTACGGCGCCCCGGCGCCGACGCAGCCCGCGGCGCCCTCGGCCGACCCGACGCTGGCAGCCGAGCCCGTGGCCCAGCCGTTCCTCGAGCAGCCGTCGCAGGCCAGCGACACCGTCATCCCGGAGTCGGTCTCCGCGCCCGACCCGGCGGCCGAGCCCGGCGCGCCCACGGTCGCGCCGGTCGAGCAGCCGACCCCGGCGCCCGCCCCCGCCCCTGCTCCCGCGCCGGCCGCGCTGCCGCCCGCCGGCTGGTACGCCGACCCGGGCCGGCCGGGCGGCCAGCGCTACTGGGACGGGTCGGCCTGGACCGACCACACCGCCTGA
- a CDS encoding cystathionine gamma-synthase produces MSDAAGFETLAIHAGQEPDPTTGAVVPPIYQVSTYAQDGVGGLRNGYEYSRSGNPTRTALQECLAALEDPAGAAAGTTRGLAFASGLAAEDTLLRTVLEPGSHVVLPDDAYGGTFRLVDKVASRWGVEHTPARLTDLDAVAAAVQPGRTRLVWVETPTNPLLRVADIAAIAEVAHAAGALLVVDNTFASPYLQQPLLLGADVVVHSTTKYLGGHSDVVGGALVASDPELAERLAFHQNAMGAVSGPFDSWLTLRGIKTLAVRMDRHCDNARAVAEVLREHPEVVEVLYPGFEGHEGHHVAVKQMRDFGGMVSFRVRGGEQAALDFCARTQVFTLGESLGGVESLVEHPGRMTHASVAGSALEVPPDLVRLSVGIETVEDLVADVLQALG; encoded by the coding sequence GTGAGCGACGCCGCCGGGTTCGAGACCCTCGCCATCCACGCCGGGCAGGAGCCCGACCCCACCACCGGTGCCGTGGTGCCGCCGATCTACCAGGTGTCCACCTACGCGCAGGACGGCGTCGGCGGGCTGCGGAACGGCTACGAGTACTCACGGTCGGGCAACCCCACGCGCACCGCGCTCCAGGAGTGCCTCGCCGCGCTCGAGGACCCGGCCGGCGCCGCCGCGGGCACCACCCGCGGGCTCGCCTTCGCCTCGGGGCTGGCCGCGGAGGACACCTTGCTGCGCACGGTGCTCGAGCCGGGGTCGCACGTCGTCCTCCCCGACGACGCCTACGGCGGCACGTTCCGCCTCGTCGACAAGGTCGCCTCGCGCTGGGGCGTCGAGCACACGCCCGCCCGGCTGACCGACCTCGACGCCGTGGCCGCGGCGGTGCAGCCCGGCCGCACGCGACTGGTGTGGGTCGAGACCCCGACCAACCCGCTGCTGCGCGTCGCGGACATCGCCGCGATCGCGGAGGTGGCCCACGCCGCCGGGGCGCTGCTCGTCGTCGACAACACCTTCGCCTCGCCCTACCTCCAGCAGCCGCTGCTGCTCGGCGCCGACGTCGTCGTCCACTCGACGACGAAGTACCTCGGGGGGCACAGCGACGTGGTGGGCGGCGCCCTGGTGGCGAGCGACCCCGAGCTCGCCGAGCGGCTCGCCTTCCACCAGAACGCGATGGGCGCGGTCTCCGGCCCGTTCGACTCGTGGCTCACCCTGCGCGGCATCAAGACGCTCGCCGTGCGCATGGACCGCCACTGCGACAACGCGCGCGCGGTCGCCGAGGTGCTGCGCGAGCACCCCGAGGTGGTGGAGGTCCTCTACCCCGGCTTCGAGGGCCACGAGGGCCACCACGTCGCGGTCAAGCAGATGCGCGACTTCGGCGGGATGGTGAGCTTCCGGGTCCGCGGCGGCGAGCAGGCGGCGCTGGACTTCTGCGCCCGCACGCAGGTCTTCACGCTCGGCGAGTCGCTCGGCGGCGTCGAGTCGCTGGTGGAGCACCCCGGCCGGATGACGCACGCCTCGGTCGCCGGCTCGGCGCTCGAGGTGCCGCCGGACCTGGTGCGCCTCTCGGTCGGGATCGAGACCGTCGAGGACCTCGTGGCCGACGTGCTCCAGGCGCTGGGGTGA